Genomic window (Octopus sinensis unplaced genomic scaffold, ASM634580v1 Contig11657, whole genome shotgun sequence):
aaaacgccGACCTGTATTGTGGCAATAACAGAAATTATGGACTGTGCGCATTTAATCATTTATtcgaatttttattattttgtgtaaaTTGTTTAATGTAAACCATTTAAGTTGATAAAATGATATCTCActattttaaatcaatttaaaagtAGTCTGCCTTGAGTACCCCTCTGAGTACCAGTCCATTTGACTATTGTGAAATTAGTCCGTTTACAATTTGTGTTCCACTTTCTTTGGTAGCCttgaattaatcaaaataaatttgattcGCTAGCAGTAGAATAATCTCAGAATACTTCCCGCACTATGGCAACGTTGAGCGAAAAAAAAGTGGAGTTAGTTTTGCGATCACTTTTGCGTTTAAGTCAACTTGTTCTGAGTGATCCGATATTGGGGTGTAAGCTTAATTCGGTTATTTTACCAGAGATGGTTTCATGTCTTCAGACGAGTTTCCGCGAACAGTGGCAGATGTATTTTTTAATTCTCACAAAGTGTCATGCCCCAGAAATTTAAGAAAGTTCAGAATTGAGAATAAGCGTTTGGGTTAAACCCAAAAAGATAAACCCATTATAAATAGTTGTTCAAATCAGAGCCTATCAATTTCTCAGGATGTGGAAAATTTGCGTCCAAAAGTAAACAAAAGGCCAAACGCTCTCCGCGCTGTTTCTGGACATATATTTGGCAAAGGCAATCTGACAATAATCTACAAACAATTCATCCCCGCAATCCTAAGCTTCACGAGCCCTTATTAGTCTTTGAAATGCGCAGACTTCAATTCCTCCAAGTCATTCAAGATGCCTCACACCCCATCCATTACTCTACCAACCGAACACACCTCGTCACCACACTCACCGACAAACTGAGATCACTCTCAAACATCCCGATAAAAGAGAATGATCCTCCCATCTCCAAACAATTACACGACTATATTGTTTAAGAGCTATCAGATCACTGAAAACAACACACTTCTTAACCACCCCTCCTCCTATCACTGGGCGCCTTCTCGTCGATACCAACTTAAGTTAGTGAAGTCGGGGTTAATCAACTAATAGTTCAAACGATGGAAAGAAGATAAGCGCTCTGAAAGTATAATAGAATATGCAGTAGGACTACTAGTGGGGAATATGTGAATGTGTTAGTCAAATGGGGGGTAATTTAAGTCCCGTGATTTGTGGGTTGCGACGGGCAATGTCTCGCTTCCCGGGGGTCTTGTAGTCGTAGGGACAGTCGTGTGCTTCCGCATATCGGTGGATACTACAAAACTGTCTCCCACACCTAAATAGACACTCCCACCGACCTGCAGGTGTACTCCCCCAACATCCCCACTTTCCTCCGACACACAAAACAACGACGATTCCGGCATTTGTTGGCAGGAAACATCTACAAACATTGCCAGACACTCCTCACTTTCGGACTATTCTTCCCGGGGGATAACCAAGAAGACAACTCACTCAATTCGGTTCTTTTCGACAACAAATAAATTTTGGTCGGACTTTGTTCAGTTTTGAGCATTTGATCGATTAATTTGTCGAATTTGCTGTTTTCCTTAGTCAAAGTGAACTTTTCAATTTCAAAGACATTTTCGACTGTTCAAAGTGAGCGAACAAGCCAACCAATTGAGTGGCCGAATGGACCGGACTGCATTTCGACCACCAAAACGAGGTTGGAGCCGTGGAGGATTCCTAATTCGAGCAGGGAATTTGAATCGTTCAGTTTTTTGCCCTTAAAAAGCAGAACTTGGGAATCCGTGGGGATATCTCATATTTAATGCCCGATTACTTtcgaatttataaattttctcttttaGGTCGAAAACTGATTTGAAATAGGAAATTGTGATTTCGTATTTAATGCCAGTAATTGTCCTCACGCCGACTGTTATGCGGGAGGAGATCGATTTGGAGGGATTACCAAAGTAGGCCTTCTCATTTCCTATAATATTAAAAGTAGTTGTCACTATTACCTGTGGGGGCTGTTCCCCTCTCTCCATTTCCCCCATTGCCATTGTCATCCGAATCGTAGTTCATCCCACAACGAAGGTTCCCTAAATGACATATTTTATTGGTTTATTACGATTTATTCAATGTATATTATTTTCATCTctaaatgtaatgaaaataacTCAATAAGGCTATGATTGCATATCCCATTCGCAATAAAGCATACGTTAAATGACGTAGAATTACTGGAACAATTCCTGGACCCTGACTCTGTCAATATGATAAGAGTACTACTATCGAACACAAAGCTCAAGGTGCGGGTCGGCACGGCGTTTTCCGTGAATTCACGTGCAACGTCGGTACCCCTCAGGGAGACGCCCTCTCGCCGTTGCTATTCGTGATCTATCTGGAGACGGCACTACGAGACCTTCGAAAATTCTATGCTGGCAATATCGTTGAAATTGTATATGCAGATGACGTCGACTTCGTGTCAGACGACAAATCGGCCTTACTTCGACTCCTTGAAGTGGCACCTGCTGAGCTGAACAGATGGTTCCTTAAAATGAACGTTGGAAAAACCGACATCGTTGAAATCATGAGGATGGAGAGCAGCTCAAGTGAAGCCTGGCGCAAAACGAACAAACTCGGTTCTCTACTTGGGGACGGCCATGATATTGTCAGAAGAAAGGCTCTCGCTTGGGCCACgatgaacaagataaagaaagagtggatcggcaaacgacgactctgtacgtcacttcgtctgaggatgtatgaagcctttgtcaaaccaatcctgacatataattcggcgacctggggaatgtctagtactgaacaacgtggacttgattcttttcaccgcaggcaacttagatccctactgggattgaactggcctataagaatcaaccaggaatcgctatacaatagatgcagaactggccctctgagtgtggaaatcgtcaatatgcggtggaggttatttggccatattctacgaatggacatgcttgccccagctaacatagcaatggagggctacttcctgaaagagggatcgagcttccgtggacgtccacgtgttacgctgccggaaacacttgacggagacctgaaatgtgtgaagaaaaggctaaggagtggtgaggatctggacgagctgaggaaactcgctcacgacagaggaggttggaggaggctggttcaaaggattgtttttaatgctgcacgagtaaaattataactaatatgattctacgtatgttgcaaataataataataataaatgacgtAGGTGTCATCAGAGGAGAGTAGTCCTTCAGTTTAAAGGCACTCCCTGCAGTCGAAAGTGGACAAAAGGAGTGAATTGTTAGTGAAAGTAATTAAAGTTAATTGTCGGGCTtaattttgaacattttcttGAACAAATGGAGGACGTTGTGTGACTTGGCACGACAAAACAAATGTCTGGCAAGGGTGTGTGAGGGTTGTGAGGCCTTGCGGACATCATAGAGGGTAGGACTGCCGGTCTTAACTTGGAAGTATTGCATAAGGAGTGCCTGAAAAAAGTGTTTGACAGAGCAGTCATTAATGACGGACAGGTGGTAGACATGGGAAAAGAATTGTGAGTGAGTGGTGACCTCGTAGACTGTACTGTCGGAGTGATTGTCGACGAAGGCAGTCAGGGGCATGGACTTGTTCCTCAAAAAGAGGATTTGGTTGAAAATGTCCTTCACTTTTTGGAAGGAGTACTTGTCCTTGTATTTATAGACGAGGATGATTATGTCCGCCTCGATTATGGCGATTTTGAGCATAGCGGGACTGCAGAAGGTGCCACACGTGTCGACGATTTGGAAGGTGGCCGTGTGATTGAGTTGAGCTTCGTAGACGTCGCCGATGGTGGGTTCGTAGGTGATGAGTTTCTTTCCCCACAAATAATTGGAGATGAGTGTAGTCTTGCCTGTGTTCTTGTACCCCATTACATATATTTTGAACTTGATTATGCCATTCAGAGAAATGCTCATGTCGTCCACTGCCTCGGCATTGGCTTATAATCAATCGCCCTCGTCAATGTCCTTAttttagtaataatattaattgaacATGTATTCGTTGTTGGACACGAACTATTTCAACATAAGTGACATTCTGGCCACCCAGGAGTCCATTCCCTGCAGAATACTACGACCCATCAAAGACGTGGCCTCAACACTCCACGAATTGCCCATGTGGATGGTCATCACTCTCGCCAATTCCTCCAACCAGATCGTCCAGCCCGCCGACCTCCCATATCACTACAGACACCTCCACAGACACATTCTCGCCGCCGATGCCACCGTCGTCAATCTAATTAGTCGATTCTACTACCACGTGGGTCTTCATCTCAGATCCTTCCATTTGCCCGATTATGAAAATGTGCGAATATTCCTTATTAATGTGCCCCCCAATATTATTTCCAGGCATTCATTTCCAGGTTCTCCATTATTATGAGTTCCTCCGAACAAACGAGGACCAACAAATTGGACAATCTCAACTTTGAGGAGCAGCAGATCATGAATGCCCGCTTCCTCGCCAACAAACAGCTCAGATTGTGGGAAATGGGTCTCCTCCATAAAATAACCAGCAATTCACAACTCGATTTTCACTTTTAATAATTCACTCCATTCATTCACAGTGTGCTTTTCTTACCCTCAAACTCAACAGTTGGTAGCATTTAACTCCAGGGATATACCCTTAGCGTACGTTAAATACGTAGATGTTATCAGAGGAAAGTACTCCTTGCAGTCTAAACAGGACAAAAAAACAAATTGCCAAGGTATTCTACGATTGAGGCCATACTTGTGTGACTCCGTAGAATACACGTTCTTCATAGACAATAAAATGACCTCTCAAGGATGACCAAAAGTGTTCGCTCACTGTGTTATTAATCCTAGTCAATATCTGCAATATAATCTTGCTGCTTTGAAATGCACTGGATGATTCAATTGAGTATTAATAAGAGTACAAGTAATGGCAAATACACTACATAAAATCGTCGGGGGAGTCGTGTGGCAATTCGTCATGGAAGGGAATCTCGTCGCGGAGGTTGAGTTTTGGTTtggcctttttcttcttctttttgtgttGTGTGACCTGTTCGACTGTGTTGGGAGTGTTGGTGAGGGCAGTCAAGTTGGTGATTATTTTAGTGAGCGTGTCCCCCCTCTTGACTACACTCAACACACCAATCTACTTGTTTGGCAGAGGGACACCACGAACGTCTCCACGAACGTGCAGTACAGCGGGTTGCCCtgccatcactcactcactctactTTGCCCTCGTCGATGTACGCCACCGCACTCTCCACCACTTCTTTCAACGGCAGACACTTCAGTCTGGACGACAACGCACCCGACACACTCATTCCACCAATCAGATCCTCCATCAACCACATTTCCGACGCCATTTCCTCCGCTCGTATTCTCTCCTCTGCTTCCCTCCCCGTCTCCTCCAACACCGCCATTTCGATTCGATTTGATACTTTCTTCGCCCGATTGTTTCGGGGTTCTTTCGTCTTCTCGGCTGACTTTTTGTTGGTCTCGGGGTCGGCCTTGGGTTATTACGATTAACAACCAGCCAGTCGAATGAttcgtcttcttcgtcgtcgGATGATCTGCCGAGTCCAATAAAATGGTTgtctatatttatcaaaatattcaatTTAGTAATCGACATAACCCACAACATACCCATGCAGGAaggatataaatttaaattatctatttcaaacaaaatatgttTTAGTATTAAATAAAAACTTGTCAAAAAAAAGTAATTTGGGAATATTTGTAGATTTATGCCTACAATTGAATGTACTGGACTAAGCCTTAACCAAAATGACCACAGAATTAAAGAAAAGTTTTATAAGTTGTATCTGCGGGAGAATGGACTGAGGTCGGTCGTCGTGTCCTGAAAGTCCAGCTGATTGAGCGACCTTCCAATAAAGTGGGAAGAGTACTGAGGAAAGGAATGTCCATCACTGGTCGTGTCCTTATAGCGGAGTAGTGTGGGTAGGCCATTTGGAGAACTGGAGTGAGGACTACTCGTAGGCCGTGTGGAGTGAGTGGCACGACAGGGGTCGACCGCCCGGATGAATTGAGAGAGGGATTGCCACCCCCCGCCTACTCGGACAAAGACTCCAGTGTGTGTGATGTGGACATACCTGATGGACGACCCAATCTACAGGTCGTGGGCAAGAATACTTGATATCGTCCATCGGAAATATAATTAACTCTGAGTGGTCTGTGACACGTGCAGTTGGTCAACTCGTGTTGGATAGCCCGTTCTAGGGAGGGAGGGGTGTTTGTCTGAGTGGGGACCTTCTGAGTGAGTGCGTCGATTAGGAGAGTGTAGTCCATGTCGTCCGAGTGTGGCCCAGCGAAGAGGGAGAAGACGGCATTGAGTTGAGGACGTGGACTGTCGAGGCCTGGTGAGTGATGGAGTGGTGTGACCTGCCTTGACGAGTCCGGTGACAAAACGTTCCCTGGTGATGCGGCCTTCCTGTTGGTTTTTGCGGAAAAAGTCGGTTATTCTGAGTTTGTTGGCCTTAATCCAGGACAAGTAGTTGGTTCGCCAGCGGGCAAAGTCGACATGTTCGAACTGGTGTGAGGGAATAGAATACTCTGCCGTACTGGTCGATGGAGTGTTGGAGAGTTTGTGAGTATTGGGCGGAGGTGGTGTTGAGGGCCTTCCACAGGTGGGATAATTGTGGAGTGGATAGTTGGTCGTATTTGTCCCTCAGACTGTGCTCGAATTCCTGAAATAGAGAATGACTGGACTTGGTGGTCTTGCATGAGTTGAGTGAGCATGGTAATGTCCTCGGGCAACGGATATCTCATCTTGTCAGCCAGGAAATGTCTGGCGTCGGTCAACCACTGCAATGTTTGGTCAGCGTGGAGGGCGTCCTGTTTGGCCCGGAGAAAGAGACCATTCAAGTGCTCAGTTCTCAGTTGTGCCTTCTTGACAATCTGGGAATGTGGTGGTTGGACGACCTGTTCCCAACTGGCACAACTGATGGTGTAGTCGTAGCGGACGAAGCGGACTGCGTTTGGGTGGACTCGACTCATTATTGTGTCGATGGTCTCCTTCAGTCGGTCTATTCTCTTCTCATCTTCCGCCAAACACTCCAGGAAAGTCTGCAATGAACTGTCCCCTCTTACTTCGTGCTTGTCAATGGCCGACAGCAGTTGGTTCTTGTCCTCGCAGGACGGACGCACTCTCAGCACTTGTTCTGCCACTTTGATCACCTTTCGGGCGTATTCCACTCCCTTCTCCATGTCCTCTGCCTCCACATTACACACCACTCACACCAATTCCACTGCTCGCCCAAGGTTCCTCCCCCTCTCGGCCATCAGTTCACCCACTCGCCCCCACTCACTCCCCACTCTACTTGCCAACTCCCGTCCCATCTCCTCCCTTTTACTCACACACCCATACTTTGTGCTGTTCTAACAACATTCCCACTGTCTTCATGTCCCCAAACACATTCCCGTTCGACAACAGATACTCCTCCACTTCACACAACCACGTCTCCTCCAAACACTCTCCTCGGAATATCTCTCCTCCATCCTCCATCACTCCACTCTTGTGCCACTCCACTCGATTCTATCCTTCACCCACACTCACTACTCGAATGTATTCACAATATTCCATCGCCCTCCCCCATCCCCTCTCTATTTCATCCACCAAACCACCATCCCCTCCATCCTTTACCACCTCTTTTGCTACCGCCACACATCTCCGGTAATCGTCCTCGTTCAATTTCTCACATTCCCTCTACCATTAGGCCTGCTCATACCTCGAATCCTTCAATCTGAGTCCTCAGTGTGTCCTCATCCGTCGAAAGTGGTTGAATGTGTATGCACGCACAAAGACTGTTCTCCACCCATTCCAAGTGTCTCCTATAGGACAACACGTGGTTGATCTGAGGACATTGATGGGAGAATATACTCTCATAATATTGGACTCCACCCTGTTGGAGTACACTGAGAGCTGAGAGGACCGTGCATCAATCTCCCTTACTGTGCTTTGCAATGCTCTGTGTTGGGCCAGTTCTTCCAACTCGGCCTACTGGTCAGAATAATATTCAACTTGGAGAGAGTAATACACATTGTACAGACGTTCCAAATCAGTGTCAGACTGCCACACACATTCCCGACTGAGGAGTACTCGAGTGTATTCCACATTGCTCTACACAATCGGGAATACTCATCACTCTCAGTTTGCTCAATTCTTGACAAATGTCCGCCCACGAAAAGACCATTTCTTCAAACCGCGAGTCGCATTGGAAAGAACTCACCGAGTCCAGTAGTCGTTCATAGTTTAGTAACATGGCTGATATGGCGATCGAGTCATCAAGCAAGTCCTGGTAGTCCACTTTGGACTGCTCATTTGCCAAGGCACACTTCAATTCTCTCATTTTCCTTTCCAAAGTCTGCAGAAATGAGGGGAATGATGAAAACTGATTCCATTTCCCTCATTGCCTCAGTCCTCGACTCAATCACTTGACAGTGTCGAGACAAAGTCGCGTGACTCCGTTCGAATTCCTGGAGGGCTACTTGATACCTCATTTCCACTCTCCGAACAATCCTCAATGCCGACTCTCCCAAATACTCCTCCACCGAGTTGAGAACTCTCATCACTTGCTCCATCCCCCTTCTTTGGGACTCGAATTGGGAAAATATAATCTGTGCATATGTTAGAGGGGACTGCCTGTTGGGGGACACTCTCCACGGATTGTGTCATGTGCTCATTGAAGGTGCAAATACTGGACTTGACAAATTCAAAAAATGCGGAAATAATGTCCCACACGTGGGCGGTCTCTTTATACACGTGGGCGAGTATTCGTGCCCTGTGTTGTGCTTTGTCAGTCAAATTAAGAATGTCTGAATGAGTGAGTTGTGTGAGGACTGCCAGCAAGTTCTGTGACAGTGTGGGCGTGGACTTACATTGTTTATATTCTGTTCATGTCTCAACAGGTCGGGGTCGATTGGAATGTCACTCTCGACTGCCTCTTTGCACAAATCGTGTATTTTCTGAATAGTAACGTGTACATCTCCACAACAGTCGAATTGACTTGTGTCTTTGGCCTGCCTGATGTGGTCGAGTTGTCGTTGAAGAACATGAGCGCATTCACTGTGTGTGCTCAGTTTGCCAATTCGGGCGATATATAACTGACTGAGGGAAATGTTTCTCAGAATGTAGTGAGACTGGGCAGTTCAAATTGGGGAATACTTGTAGAATGTCATCTCCCTCAGTGTCCCTCAACTCCTGAAGGACTGGATTAATTCGATTGATAATATTCACTGCCTCCCTAAAGTCACCAAACCTACATTTAGTGCAATGTTAATACTTTTTAGTCATGGACTGGAGGACAGCGAGGCTTCGGGTGGCCAATTTATTTCTCAATAAAAGTAATCCCCCGTTCTCGGTGACTCGAAAGGATGCGAGGGTTGTGAATATTCTCAAGAGTTGTGTCACCTCCCTCATTTTGTCCGACATTGCAGCCTCGATAGTCTGTCGTGGTCAGAGTGGAATATACAGTCATCATAGTCCCCTCGTTCTGTTCTAGTTGGGAGTCGGTCTTGTCCATCCACGCCAGCAGATTGCTCATGCCCGATTGGACCTATTTGTCGTACTTGTTTCATACTTTATTGACTACTCGCACTAACACATTTTCTCGCACGACTTTCCAACGCTCCAATAACTCCCCACATCCAATGCAGTCCGACAGATCCACCACAGCCTGAATGGTCACCCAATCCTCACTTTATCCACACGGTCCCGCGCAGAGGACAGTCGTCTCAGTTGTTCTTCCAATGATTCGTTTAAACCAGTCTGAAACAAGTCGGCAGTTTCCTTGATAATTCTTTCGAGTGGCTCCAGTCTGGGACAGTCACCAACACAGTCAATACTTGGTTGAGTGCTTTCCTGCCAGACTCGACAAGTCTGCCACCACGCCCTTCAAGGCGACTGCATTGGCCAACACGGCGAGCGCATTATTCAGCAAATCTCCGAGAGAAGGATCGGACTGTCACAATCAGCAGTTCTTAAACTACTTTAATCATGTCCTCGATCTCATTTTTTAGTCTTTCTGCCACTTGCCACTCCTCCCTCACTTGTTTGCCTATTTCTGCGATTTCTGTGACCACGTCGTCTGATTGGCTGTCAATCCTCGAAGACAGAGCAGACAGATCAGTCCGGAAGAGAATGAACTTGTTTTTTATCCGTTCCAACTCGCCTTCCTTTTCTCGACATAGTGTGTCTGCCCGGCGGGTAATTTGTTCTAAAC
Coding sequences:
- the LOC118761296 gene encoding microtubule-actin cross-linking factor 1-like → MEKGVEYARKVIKVAEQVLRVRPSCEDKNQLLSAIDKHEVRGDSSLQTFLECLAEDEKRIDRLKETIDTIMSRVHPNAVRFVRYDYTISCASWEQVVQPPHSQIVKKAQLRTEHLNGLFLRAKQDALHADQTLQWLTDARHFLADKMRYPLPEDITMLTQLMQDHQVQSFSISGIRAQSEGQIRPTIHSTIIPPVEGPQHHLRPILTNSPTLHRPFEHVDFARWRTNYLSWIKANKLRITDFFRKNQQEGRITRERFVTGLVKCISKQQDYIADID